The sequence below is a genomic window from Sorangiineae bacterium MSr12523.
AAAAGCACGATGTCGCCATTCCAAGTGACCACCGGGCTAGGGTTGCCCGCCGTCGCCTCCCCATTGCTGGATACGACGCTCAGCGGTCCCCACGTGCACCCGCCGTTGTGCGAGGCTTTCGAAACCACGGCAATCGCGCCGGTGTCTCCCGCAGAATCGCGCCGCGCCTCGGCAAAGGCCAGCACGGTGCCAAATCGCGTCCGCATCACGGCGGGAATGCGAAAGGTGTGATACCCCTCCGTGCCCGCGGTGAACGGTACGGAGGAAACGCAGCTTCCCGCGTCGCCGGGCGAGGCTGCCGTCGCGATCGTGACCGGCGAAACGGCGCACGCGAGTGCCAACAGAATTGCGCACGGACGGGACATGCTTTCCGCCTTTCAGGAAAATTATGAATTGAAGAATTAGAAAAAATAATAGACGCCGAGCATCCACCGATGATTGCGCGCCGTCGCGTCGTCCACGAACTTCTGCGTCGTCAATTGATACGAGAGGCCCGTGCGAATCGCCGGGGTAATATCGAAAAAGACATTCGCATCGAAATAACGAGACTGCTTGTACACTTGCTTGGCCGCGTTTGCCGCGATCAGGCGCGGCATGTTCACGGAGATCCCGTGGCTATAGTTGGTCGCGAACGAAATGCGCCCGGCGGGCGGCAGGTAGTACTGCAGCCCCACCACGAAGGTGCGCCAGTGGATCGTGCGAAGCTCCCCGTTGGGATCGTAGATGACCAAGCCATTGTCGATGTCCGGCGTGTACACCGGGGCGGGGCTCTGGCCGCCTGGATTGGGAAGCTGCGGAAAGGTCACGCCGGCCGATGTCTGCAGCTGATCGCCAATGCCCGTACCAATGGTGAACGCCCCGGTCAGCGTGAGCCCATTGCCCTTTTGGTCGTCGCCCTTGGCCGGGATGAGCGGAATCATCGCATTGAAGGTGAGACCCCAGCTCGTGGTCGTGTTCACGTGCTGCGGCTTCGCCGAAAATTCGTCCACGCGCAGCGACCGCACGAGACCGGAGATCCCAATGGCCATGGGATCGACCACCGGCCCGCCCGAGCCGGGGGCATGCACGGCCTTCGCATAATTGAAGTTCAGACGAACCGCGGCTTGCCCCTCGGGCACCGCCGAATCACGCTGCGGGCGCACGGCGGCCACGCCCACGTCGATGTCGAGCGGATCGGTTCGAAACCGATGCGAGAGGCGCACCTGCATGGTGCGGAATAGCACCAGATTGGGGAAGGGCAGGTACTGCACCGACGCGGGAAAGAAGTACGGATTCTGCCCGAAGAGCGCATAGCTTTCGCCCGCGATGACGTCGACGTAGTCCGTCTCGAGCCGCAAGTACGCATGGCGGAGACGGAAGCTGCCGCTGATGAGGAGAGATGCCTCGCTGACGTTCGACGGCTGGTTGCCGAAAAAGTCGCCCTCCAGAACGGCACCCGGCTTGATGTCCATGTAGCGCGGGGCCTCCATCTTGAAACCGAGGCGGCTGTTGCGCGCGGTGAAGTGCGTGCGCCCGTGGCTGCCGCCTATGGCGTCGTCGCGCTGCAAGACCGCGGAGCCGGCGGAATCGGCATAGCTCCGCGTCGAGTCGTTCATGACGTTGAACTCGATGAAGCCGTAAATACCAATCTTCCATGCGGCATCTTTTTCGCCGATGGTGATGGTGTACGGCGAGCGCGCAAACTCGGGGCTCGCTGCGAAGCCACGCCGTTTGCCATTGCCGTTGGGGGCGGGGGACTGCGCTGCCGCATCCGGCGCGAAGAACATCGCGGCTGCCGCGGCTGCCGTGCGCGCGAACAGCCCTGCGCGCATCAACCCACCCGCGCGCGGATGCCGCGAAAATGCTCGTCGATGGCCGCGCGCAGACCCTGCTCGTCCCGATTGCGCAACGCCGTGAGAATGGTGCGGTGCCAGCGCGCCACCATCTCCGGTGTCCAATCGGCGGCGGGCAGCTCCTCGTCCAGCGAATGGAAGACGCGCCAGAAGACCCGCAGCAGATCCAAAATGAGCTCGTTGCCCAAAGGCCGATACAGTGTCTCGTGAAAGCGCCAATCGGCATCGGGTGCATATTCGCCGTGGCGGGCCCGCGCCTCCATGGCGGCCACGCATTCCTCGAGCCCTTCGAAATCGACCCGATCGTACGCGGCGAGCACGCGCTGAACGAGCCCGGTTTCCAGCACCTCGCGCAATTCCAGGAGATCGCGAATGTCCGACAGGTCGCCCTTGAGCGAGCGCGCGGTTCGGAAGGCGAGTCCCGTTTCCAATCCGGAAAGCGACACCGATCCGACGTACGTGCCATAGCCATGCCGAATATCGACGATGCCCAGTGCTTCCAGCGCCTTCATCGCTTCGCGCAATGGATGGCGGCTCACCCCCAGCTCGGCCATCAACTCGAACTCCGTCGGCAACGGAGAGCCGGGCTTGAGCTTTCGCTCGACGATGAGGTGCTTGATGGATTCCTGCAGCGCTTGCTGGTTGGCGCGGGCGCCAGGCCGTGTTTGTTGCATTTTAATGACGTTTCCGTATTATTCGTGTGACATATCACATAGGACGTCCTATGTCATGGCGAACCGGGAAGAAAAAAGCGTGAGCAAGTCGGTACCCCATGCACCCACATCCTTTCGTGAGCTCGAGGCTCCGCAGCGCAAAGCCTTCTTTGCCGCGTGGCTCGGCTATCTGCTCGACGGGTTCGACTTCATCCTCATCACGTTGGTGCTGACAGAAATTGCGAATGACTTCGGACTGAGCAAAACGCGCGCAGCAACTTTGGTATCGGCGGCGTTCGTTTCGCGGTGGCTCGGCGGGCTAGTGCTCGGCGCGATCGGCGATCGATTCGGGCGAAAGCCCGCCATGATCTTATCCATTTTCGCGTTCTCGATTGGAAGTGCCTTGTGCGGTTTTGCATGGGGCTATTGGTCGCTATTTGCATTTCGCGCCATCGTCGGTTTGGGCATGGCCGGCGAATATGGTTCCAGCACCACCTACGTGATGGAGTCGTGGCCCGTGCACATGCGCAATCGCGCCACCGGCTTTCTGCTCTCGGCGTTTCCCATCGGCACCGTGATCGCGGCGCTCGCGTACGGCGTTATCGTTCCCAACTTGGGCTGGCGGTGCCTCTTCTACATCGGCCTCGTCCCCATCGCGCTCACCTTGTATTTGCGTCGCTCGCTGCCGGAGGCCGAGGAGTGGCAGGCCGATGTGGGCAATCGCCGCAATGTCAGCACGTCGTCCATGCTATTTGCATCATCGCGGCGCCTGCCGAATGCCGTGTTGGCCATCGGGCTCGCCACAGCGCTGGTGCTGATCTTCAGTCAGCATACGGCAGGATACGGCTGGTTGCTCGCGGCGGCGGCGATTGCGGGGTTCATCGTCTTCGCCGTGCAAGTGGCCGGTCGGCTCGTGCCGGTGATGCTTGCGGTCATGGCTACGGTGTTTTGCGCATTTCTGTATTCGTGGCCCATTCAGTCGCTGCTCCCGACGTACCTCAAAAGCGAACTTGGATATAGCGCCGTGCAGGTCTCTACGGCGCTGACGTGGGCGGGGTTGGGCTACGCCGTGGGATCCTGCGTCGCGGGCATCGCAGGCGATGCGCTGGGTACGCGGCGGGCGTACGTGGTGGGGTTATTTCTTTCGCTGCTCTTCGTATTTCCCGCCTTTGCGCTGCCCGCGGGAAATGTCGTTCTGCTCTGGGCTCTTCTCTTTGCCATGCAGTTTACCAGCCAGGGTATTTCGGGCCTTTTGCCCAAATACATTGCCGATCACTTCCCAACGCGATTGCGCGCGGCGGGGCTGGGCTTTACCTACAACGTTGGCGCGTTGGGCGGCGCCATGGCGCCGTTGGCGGGAACGACGATCGCGGGCCGGGTGGGCAATCTCGGTACCGCCTTGATGATTTTGGCAGGCACGCTGACCGTGGTCGTTGCCGCGATCATTGGATTCGACCTTCCGGCCCGCATTGGCCGGGCCTTCAAAGCCGATGACGAGAAAGCGTCATCCGCGATGACCGAAAGGAATACCACTCGTGCAATGTGATTCTCGTTCTCTGCGCGGTGTCATCCCCGCGCTGGTGACACCCATCGACGGTCAGGGCGACGTGGACGAGC
It includes:
- a CDS encoding sialate:H+ symport family MFS transporter — encoded protein: MSKSVPHAPTSFRELEAPQRKAFFAAWLGYLLDGFDFILITLVLTEIANDFGLSKTRAATLVSAAFVSRWLGGLVLGAIGDRFGRKPAMILSIFAFSIGSALCGFAWGYWSLFAFRAIVGLGMAGEYGSSTTYVMESWPVHMRNRATGFLLSAFPIGTVIAALAYGVIVPNLGWRCLFYIGLVPIALTLYLRRSLPEAEEWQADVGNRRNVSTSSMLFASSRRLPNAVLAIGLATALVLIFSQHTAGYGWLLAAAAIAGFIVFAVQVAGRLVPVMLAVMATVFCAFLYSWPIQSLLPTYLKSELGYSAVQVSTALTWAGLGYAVGSCVAGIAGDALGTRRAYVVGLFLSLLFVFPAFALPAGNVVLLWALLFAMQFTSQGISGLLPKYIADHFPTRLRAAGLGFTYNVGALGGAMAPLAGTTIAGRVGNLGTALMILAGTLTVVVAAIIGFDLPARIGRAFKADDEKASSAMTERNTTRAM
- a CDS encoding FadR family transcriptional regulator, with translation MQQTRPGARANQQALQESIKHLIVERKLKPGSPLPTEFELMAELGVSRHPLREAMKALEALGIVDIRHGYGTYVGSVSLSGLETGLAFRTARSLKGDLSDIRDLLELREVLETGLVQRVLAAYDRVDFEGLEECVAAMEARARHGEYAPDADWRFHETLYRPLGNELILDLLRVFWRVFHSLDEELPAADWTPEMVARWHRTILTALRNRDEQGLRAAIDEHFRGIRARVG